The genomic region cttttaatccATAAAATTCAATCTTTTTTTGGAATAAGAGAGTCAATACAAATGGAAGTAAAacactttgtttgattaaagtaagttattttttaatatagaaaatacaaaaaaaaatcatgttttattaaaagatttatgCATTCTTTCTCCGACGGTCGCCTTCTCATTCCCTTCCCTCTTCCAGTAATTTTATGGAATCTCACAAGCAGCAAAACCCAGCAAAGCAATCCTCTAAAAGCCCCAAATTTCCTTCTTTTGAGCCTTTTTAAGGCTTCCCTTTTGCCCACTGGAATCAGTTTGTGAGCTTTGTTGTTAAACTTGGGTTAAAAAAATTGCAAACTTTGACCTTTTCTAAAGTTGCACTCCACGGTACTGCAAATTCATATAAACAGCCCACATGTTTACCAATGATCAAAGGCAGGGAGAAAGAACTGGAAAGTATGGAACTCCAAGGCTGCAATATCTGCAGGTAATCTTTAGAGACACACAGTGGATGTACAGCTTTCAACTAGAACGGTATGTTCAGAAGTGTGTCGTTTGTAAAATTTGCAGAGCTACAAAAATAACTGCGGATGTCAAGTGGGCCAGAAAAAACCCTTGTTATTTCTGTGATTATTGCTATTCCCTTCTTCCCTGGAATAATGAGTCTCTTCTATATGGCGAATTTTCTGTGTATGATAATGAGCATGATTAGATGTTgaatgtttcaaaaaaaaaaactgttgGGTATCTGTATTTACACACCAAGGTTTCTGGGTATAAAATTTCATGTTAAAGAGTATATGTGGGAGCAATTTATTAATACTTGTTTTTTCCCATTTCACTTTAGGAACTGGTGAGTCAGTTTCAGAACACAACTGATGAAGGTATGCTgcattatttataataacttCTTTCCTGCATTGATTATGTTGCCGATATTCTTGCCCTTTGTTAAAGAATATGAATTTGGTTAACTATCTTAACTTTCCTTCTGGTCATCTCTGTGTAGTGCAGACTAATTGGTATTATCATAAGAGTTATTACAATATTTTTCAGACAGTGTTACATACTTGGGGAGTTTGGTTTAATTGCTTTTCTGAAATGAGTGGtagcaaaatcaaatatttttggtTTCTGTATGCTTGTTTAATAGATTATTTAGAATGTAATTGCATATAATGTCTGTAATCTTTGACATGGCAGGTTTAGCGTCTTGCACCTAGGTAATGTTGTATTAAAATTTGACACCTACTAATCCATTAGATCCTCTGTTTCACAATACCCTAACTGATGGGGTACTTGTATTCACagaaacaaaagagaagattGCTGCCAATTTGGCAAACTTTGCTTATGATCCATATAATTATTCATTCTTGCGCCAGGTTCAAAACCCAATGTTTTATGAAATAATTTGTCCTCAATGAGTAATGTCTTTCATGTACTTTTCTACCACACTAACATCTGACTTTTCAAACAGCTTAATGTTTTGGAACTCTACCTAGACTGCTTAACAGAACCAAATGAGAAGCTTGTGGAATTTGGAATTGGAGGTATCTGCAATTCTTGTGTCGGTAAGTCTGGGcttttaattcttaaattatgGTTTTCTATCTTCTTATTGATGATAACCTTTGCATTATGGgtacattttttttcctttgcaGATCCAGCAAATGCTGCTATTCTCACTCAGTGTGATGGAATCCCTCTTGTCATTCAGTGTTTGTCAAGCCCAGTCAGAAATACAGTGAGTGGAAAATGTCCTGTTCTTggttatctcttttttttgcCCCTAATTGTTTTGAGTTCCTAGAGATAGAACTTGGGATGGTGCGTTGTACTAAATTCATTATAAAAACTCTCTCACTCCCTCCGTCTCAAAGTTTATATGTACGACAGAACTTGGGAGTTTAACTTATGGTGCACATCTAACTAGCATCTAGTTTTTACTTACTGGAATTGATTCAGctcatgaaaaaaaatctagtTTTTACCTGCTGTGAATTAATGCAGGAATTTGATGTATTAAAGCTGCTTGTGTTTAACTATGCTACACGTATACACATCTGAGAAACCTAATAATTGATTGTCAGGTGAATTATGCTCTGGGGGCCCTTTATTATCTTTGTAACAAGTCTAACAGGGAGGAGATTCTAAAGCCTGAAGTGGTTGATGTCATTGAGAGGTATGCTGCAGCTCAAACTGTAAATGTAAGCTTCAGTAATCTGGCCAAGGCATTTCTGGACAAGCATGTCTCTAAGGATAAGTAAGGTATGAATCCCACTTTTCAGCTATGATGTTTAATGGTGTGGATTGATTTCTTCCTGAACAGAGTCTAATGAAAATCTGATTTTGAAGTGCATGGCAACTAGAGCTTTCTGGTCTGTCTCCCCTTTATACTTTTTCACTCGATTGAACTACTTTCCATCAGCACTGGATTAGATTAGGTTGTGGTTTTGCCACTTCTTGAAAAGCTTGAAGAATTTATCACCATTGTTATCATGTTCTCATTGACCTCTTGGAACTTAGGAATTTCAGAAATAATCTTGTGTTTAAGAAATGAATCAGCAACATTGTACCAAAGatgatgtttttttttttaattcaaatctgTTATTGTAAAAGTCAGGACCAATCAAAATGGCAGCCATAACCAAAATAATACTCTTAGTTATGAATTTATAATGAACCAGTTATCAGAGACCAAACATTAGTAATCTCTACGCAGGTCACAGCGGCAGAACTTACAGAAGACATATATTGGTGCAGTTATTCATCAGGAAAGACGCATACAGCATTCAGTTTAGCCAGAATGTATGCAAGTATCTGCAAGACCAGGCAAAGTTGGTATTCCACTATTCCGTGTAGCAATGGCGGGTGGCTGTTTAACAATGTAACTTTTTAGGTGGAATTACTGGGATCTTTATCGGCCTGTCATTGGGACATCAGAAGAGTTTGAAGTTTATGATTATTGTAGCTTCTTCCTAAGTGGCAACCATAAAACTAAACATCAGACCACAAAAAGCTTTTGCTCGAAGACCAGAACCAACCaaatattcattttgaattttaggaaATGA from Theobroma cacao cultivar B97-61/B2 chromosome 9, Criollo_cocoa_genome_V2, whole genome shotgun sequence harbors:
- the LOC18590598 gene encoding armadillo repeat-containing protein 7, which gives rise to MFTNDQRQGERTGKYGTPRLQYLQELVSQFQNTTDEETKEKIAANLANFAYDPYNYSFLRQLNVLELYLDCLTEPNEKLVEFGIGGICNSCVDPANAAILTQCDGIPLVIQCLSSPVRNTVNYALGALYYLCNKSNREEILKPEVVDVIERYAAAQTVNVSFSNLAKAFLDKHVSKDK